The proteins below come from a single Lineus longissimus chromosome 5, tnLinLong1.2, whole genome shotgun sequence genomic window:
- the LOC135488629 gene encoding uncharacterized protein LOC135488629 has protein sequence MWTTKDALKRAQTVLDISNDTAKMFGKPVQLLQTSTGHYCIKLVPHDAEASFVENQVLVTQNGSDLFQEQLIMEEEALKTEVMQVIELQDAQRQKANLIKIHKQFGHASADRLQKLLISAGMKNPEIFQMLTDVVKECETCQMYRKVPPKPAVGLPLATDFNQTVAVDLHELDRNIWYLHIIDEFTRFSAGAIVKRKLPQVFVQEFLSHWISIFGPPTSLFSDNGGEFSNSETRDLCENFNIKVITTAAYAPFSNGLLEKHNHVLTNIMLKVKHDRNCSWETALKWALNAKNSMINVHGFSAYQLVFGRNPNLPANLTNQLPALEGTTTSKVVGEHLGALYPTRKAFTETECSERIRRALKKQTRSYTGDKYQMGDKVYYRRPDNTEWKGPGTVIGQDGKIVFIRHGGNLVRVHISRLQLVNQQRSHSAMTGDSSGHPTENKDNDRNRQDRSSKDEQPQKPATGDDDDQPPIQPKMIIQTKTRIKRREHRDKTRGLGLIGSKLDKISLSNTMKRRKG, from the coding sequence ATGTGGACAACAAAGGATGCTCTAAAAAGGGCGCAGACAGTACTAGACATAAGCAATGATACTGCAAAGATGTTTGGTAAACCTGTGCAGCTACTGCAGACTTCTACTGGTCACTATTGCATAAAGTTAGTACCACATGATGCGGAAGCtagttttgttgaaaatcaagTATTGGTGACACAGAATGGCTCGGACTTGTTTCAGGAACAGCTCATCATGGAGGAGGAAGCTCTCAAAACAGAGGTGATGCAGGTGATAGAACTACAGGATGCACAAAGGCAAAAGGCAAATTTGATTAAGATTCACAAGCAGTTCGGGCATGCTTCTGCAGATAGATTGCAGAAGTTACTGATCAGTGCAGGCATGAAGAATccagaaatttttcaaatgctgACGGATGTTGTCAAAGAGTGTGAAACTTGCCAAATGTATAGGAAAGTACCTCCCAAACCAGCAGTGGGCCTCCCTTTAGCGACGGATTTCAACCAAACCGTAGCTGTTGACCTGCATGAGCTAGACAGGAACATTTGGTATTTACATATCATTGATGAGTTCACTCGTTTCAGTGCTGGGGCAATTGTCAAAAGGAAGTTGCCTCAAGTGTTCGTCCAAGAGTTTCTATCCCATTGGATTAGCATCTTTGGACCCCCAACTTCATTGTTCAGTGACAATGGCGGAGAATTTTCTAATTCGGAGACACGTGATTTGTGTGAAAATTTCAACATAAAGGTGATCACAACTGCCGCGTACGCGCCATTCAGTAATGGCCTCTTAGAAAAGCACAATCATGTCCTAACAAACATAATGCTAAAGGTAAAGCATGACAGAAATTGCAGTTGGGAGACAGCACTGAAATGGGCACTCAATGCAAAGAATAGCatgataaatgtacatggcttcAGTGCATACCAGCTGGTGTTCGGCAGAAATCCAAATCTACCTGCAAACCTTACCAACCAGTTGCCAGCCCTGGAGGGGACTACCACCAGCAAGGTCGTAGGAGAACACCTAGGAGCCCTCTACCCAACGAGGAAGGCTTTCACAGAGACTGAGTGCTCTGAGAGGATAAGGAGAGCCCTGAAGAAGCAGACACGGTCATACACAGGTGACAAGTACCAGATGGGTGACAAAGTATACTACAGGAGGCCAGACAATACGGAGTGGAAGGGTCCTGGCACAGTCATTGGCCAAGATGGAAAAATTGTATTCATCAGACATGGTGGGAACTTAGTGAGGGTTCATATCAGTAGGCTTCAGTTAGTGAACCAACAGAGGAGTCACAGTGCTATGACAGGGGACTCTTCGGGACATCCAacagagaacaaggacaatgatAGAAACAGACAGGATCGATCAAGCAAGGATGAGCAGCCACAGAAACCAGCAacaggagatgatgatgatcagccgCCGATCCAACCCAAGATGATCATCCAAACCAAGACCAGGATCAAGAGGAGGGAGCACAGGGACAAAACCCGGGGATTAGGACTGATCGGATCAAAGTTGGACAAGATATCGCTTTCAAACACGATGAAAAGGAGGAAAGGATGA